One Acidobacteriota bacterium genomic region harbors:
- a CDS encoding DmsE family decaheme c-type cytochrome, with product MRRAIPGVFLSAVVIAWLAASGWVLTASATPAQQAAAPETAGGTYAGTEVCLTCHTEKADSLKGTPHGRASNPRSPLAGQGCEACHGPGKAHAEAGDATLIRRFGNGGLAPRASAEVCTACHVRGTHALWTGSQHEQRNVGCVTCHSVHSPRGDKQIKAATQPELCGGCHRQMANKFYRFNHMPVREGKMVCSSCHNPHGSSNVKLLKAGTTVDQACTSCHAEKRGPYLWEHAPVTNSCVTCHDPHGSNNERLLVAKVPFLCQRCHVTARHPPTVYEGFALRNTTSANRLIGSGCVVCHVQIHGSNAPSGKYFHR from the coding sequence ATGCGCCGTGCCATTCCCGGAGTGTTCCTGAGTGCGGTCGTGATCGCGTGGCTGGCCGCCTCGGGGTGGGTCCTCACGGCGTCCGCCACGCCCGCCCAGCAGGCGGCAGCGCCCGAAACGGCAGGAGGAACCTACGCCGGAACCGAGGTGTGCCTCACCTGCCATACCGAAAAAGCGGACAGCCTGAAGGGCACGCCGCACGGGCGCGCGTCGAATCCGCGCAGCCCGCTGGCCGGACAAGGATGCGAAGCGTGCCACGGCCCCGGCAAGGCCCACGCCGAGGCCGGAGACGCGACGCTCATCCGGCGGTTCGGCAACGGCGGCCTGGCGCCACGCGCCTCCGCCGAAGTCTGCACGGCCTGCCACGTCCGCGGCACCCATGCCCTCTGGACCGGGAGCCAGCACGAGCAGCGCAACGTCGGGTGCGTCACGTGCCACAGCGTGCACAGCCCCCGCGGTGACAAGCAGATCAAGGCGGCCACGCAGCCGGAGCTGTGCGGCGGCTGTCACCGGCAGATGGCGAACAAGTTTTATCGCTTCAATCACATGCCCGTGCGCGAGGGCAAGATGGTCTGCTCGTCGTGCCACAACCCGCACGGCTCGAGCAACGTCAAGCTGCTCAAGGCGGGGACGACGGTCGACCAGGCGTGCACGAGCTGTCACGCGGAAAAGCGCGGCCCGTATCTCTGGGAGCACGCGCCGGTGACCAATTCCTGCGTGACGTGTCACGACCCGCACGGATCGAACAACGAGCGGCTGCTCGTGGCCAAGGTGCCCTTCCTGTGCCAGAGGTGCCACGTCACGGCCCGGCACCCGCCGACGGTCTACGAGGGCTTCGCCTTGAGGAACACCACAAGCGCCAACCGGCTGATCGGCTCCGGCTGCGTCGTCTGCCACGTGCAAATCCACGGGTCGAACGCGCCGTCCGGGAAGTACTTCCATCGCTAG
- a CDS encoding cytochrome c: MRPNVLMLVVAGLLWPAAAWSQDALVQKGQQLYAAQKCTMCHSVAGKGNPKGSLDHVGSKWKAEELREWIVNWKEMAAKHQVTRKPPMLDYSKLPKADVDALIAYLQTLK, translated from the coding sequence ATGCGCCCGAACGTGTTGATGCTCGTCGTCGCGGGACTGCTGTGGCCCGCCGCCGCGTGGTCGCAGGATGCTCTGGTTCAAAAGGGACAGCAGCTCTACGCCGCCCAGAAGTGCACGATGTGTCATTCGGTGGCGGGCAAGGGAAACCCGAAGGGTTCTCTCGATCACGTCGGCTCGAAGTGGAAGGCCGAGGAGCTGCGCGAGTGGATCGTGAACTGGAAGGAGATGGCGGCCAAGCACCAGGTGACCCGAAAGCCCCCGATGCTTGACTACTCGAAGCTTCCAAAAGCGGACGTGGACGCGCTGATCGCGTACCTCCAGACGCTCAAGTGA
- a CDS encoding M1 family metallopeptidase — translation MRHISCLFFLAATACPPLLEADPLPDRAQRIVEYRIDVRLDAGSKQLIGREHIVWKNPSTDAVNDLWFHLYLNAFKNTRTTFVRESGGQLRGDRMTRDSWGWIDITSMRVANGADLLHGATFEHPDDDNAGDQTVMRVPLPSAVPPGGSVAVDVEFRAQLPEVFARTGYKRNFYMVGQWFPKLGVYEPAGMRGRATGGWNCHQFHANSEFYADFGTYRVAITVPNGFVVGATGARVSTTENKDGTVTFVHAQDDVHDFAWTADPEYVELRRTFSAARDVTPKEYQDAARLLGRSLDEVRLSDVETILLVHRPRLVQAERHFKAAMDAIKYFGLWYGRYPYKTLTVVDPAFGAAGAGGMEYPTLITAGTSALLNRGPLNGVNAVEEVTVHEFGHQFWYGLVASNEFEESWLDEGFNSYSTGKIGEKVHGRDASVANIAGLLRIGGLEMARAQNSPNRKSDPILTPSWKFESGGAYSFSSYAKTELVLRTLEGHLGEETMARVMRTYHERWRFKHPSSDDFFRVANEVSGRDLGWFFDQTVKGTGVLDYAVAAVRSRTATVPAGVIDGPKGRTTTKAAEARDRERNDSNLPWESEVLVQRKGDIVFPVQIALHYAGGRIDRRTWDGRDRWLKIRTTTREKLEWADVDPDRKVPLDVDYLNNARRVDSDSRVSTRWSTRVMFWVQNVLATVMGF, via the coding sequence ATGCGGCACATTTCCTGTCTGTTTTTCCTGGCGGCGACAGCCTGCCCGCCGCTGCTTGAGGCCGATCCGCTCCCCGATCGCGCGCAGAGAATCGTCGAGTACCGAATCGACGTCAGGCTCGATGCCGGCAGCAAGCAGTTGATCGGCCGCGAGCACATCGTCTGGAAGAATCCATCGACCGACGCCGTCAACGACCTCTGGTTCCACCTGTACCTGAACGCGTTCAAGAACACGCGCACGACCTTCGTGCGCGAATCCGGCGGCCAGCTCCGCGGCGACCGGATGACGCGCGACTCGTGGGGCTGGATTGACATCACGTCGATGCGCGTCGCCAACGGCGCCGACCTGCTCCACGGCGCAACCTTCGAGCACCCCGACGATGACAACGCGGGGGATCAGACGGTGATGCGCGTGCCGCTGCCCTCGGCGGTGCCGCCCGGCGGAAGCGTCGCGGTGGACGTGGAGTTCCGCGCGCAGCTGCCCGAGGTGTTCGCGCGCACGGGGTACAAGCGCAACTTCTACATGGTCGGGCAGTGGTTCCCGAAACTCGGCGTGTACGAGCCGGCGGGCATGCGGGGCCGGGCGACGGGGGGCTGGAATTGCCACCAGTTCCACGCCAACTCCGAGTTCTACGCGGACTTCGGCACGTACCGCGTCGCGATCACCGTGCCGAACGGCTTTGTGGTCGGCGCAACCGGCGCTCGCGTGTCCACGACGGAGAACAAGGACGGGACCGTCACGTTCGTCCACGCACAGGACGACGTGCACGATTTCGCGTGGACGGCCGATCCGGAGTACGTCGAACTGCGGCGAACATTCTCCGCGGCGCGCGACGTCACGCCGAAGGAGTACCAGGACGCCGCGCGGCTGCTCGGACGATCGCTCGACGAAGTCCGGTTATCCGACGTCGAGACCATCCTGCTCGTTCATCGGCCCCGCCTGGTGCAGGCCGAGCGCCACTTCAAGGCCGCGATGGACGCCATCAAGTACTTCGGCCTGTGGTACGGCCGCTATCCCTACAAGACCCTCACCGTGGTCGACCCCGCCTTCGGCGCCGCCGGCGCGGGCGGCATGGAGTATCCGACGCTGATTACCGCGGGAACCTCCGCGCTGCTGAACCGCGGTCCGCTCAATGGGGTGAACGCGGTCGAGGAAGTGACGGTCCACGAGTTCGGGCACCAGTTCTGGTACGGGCTCGTGGCGAGCAACGAGTTCGAAGAATCGTGGCTGGACGAGGGATTCAACTCGTATTCGACCGGCAAGATCGGGGAGAAGGTCCACGGCCGCGACGCGTCGGTCGCGAACATCGCGGGCCTGCTTCGCATCGGCGGCCTCGAGATGGCACGCGCGCAGAACAGCCCGAACCGCAAGTCCGATCCGATCCTGACGCCGTCGTGGAAGTTCGAGTCGGGCGGCGCGTACTCGTTTTCGTCCTACGCGAAGACGGAGCTGGTGCTGCGCACGCTCGAGGGTCATCTCGGCGAGGAAACCATGGCGCGCGTGATGCGGACCTACCACGAGCGCTGGCGGTTCAAGCATCCCTCCAGCGACGACTTCTTCCGCGTCGCCAACGAGGTGTCCGGCAGGGACCTCGGCTGGTTCTTCGACCAGACGGTGAAGGGCACGGGCGTCCTTGACTACGCGGTCGCCGCGGTCAGATCGCGCACGGCGACGGTGCCGGCAGGCGTCATCGACGGACCGAAGGGAAGGACGACGACGAAGGCCGCCGAGGCGCGCGACAGGGAGCGGAATGACAGCAACCTGCCGTGGGAGTCGGAAGTGCTGGTCCAGCGCAAGGGGGACATCGTCTTTCCGGTGCAGATTGCGTTGCACTACGCGGGCGGCCGGATCGATCGGCGAACGTGGGATGGGCGCGATCGCTGGCTGAAGATCCGGACGACCACCCGGGAGAAGCTCGAGTGGGCGGACGTCGATCCCGACCGCAAGGTCCCGCTCGACGTGGACTACCTGAACAACGCGCGGCGCGTCGATTCCGACAGCCGCGTCAGCACGCGGTGGTCGACGCGGGTCATGTTCTGGGTTCAGAACGTCCTCGCGACCGTGATGGGTTTCTGA
- a CDS encoding MtrB/PioB family outer membrane beta-barrel protein, which yields MRNTLTMAIAGSLLASVASAQQPPPPPAFIPTAGWAGSIDFGARLNAVTGDQARFERFGDVRDGASTRITLGKETAQYAFSAEISNIGYRDQRYEASYDRQGRVKFTFLWDSTPFNYAYNSSTPWVEQSPGVFTLDRTARLLVQNRAPGVVGVAASAAQLATPSIFRDLASPLDIQSRRDTASFAGTLMATRELAINFSFASTNRTGHEPKGASFGFNVASQVAAPIDTRTNDLSAAAEWLGRQAMFRVAWDGSWFRNGIHELLVDNPVRADDTSPIDYSGYASGRGAAQSRFAAAPDNSLNTISATGLYKLPGHSNVNGTVSFATMRQNDTLIPWTSSKVIDSPAVFALFPGLASLPRSTADAKVEAVNALLTYTTRPNRFFGFTTRYRYNDHRNLTPMFDGTDYVRMDAVPEETGGPTRPFNVRQSTFDVNASFNVAPRTDLRLGYTLDDAKRTGRELSDSTDYTFRATLDTVGGPYVMVRLIYENSHRVGTGLSLETLEEAGFQPGLRTYDVADRDRDRGWLVVTLTPASIFDVSFSLAAARDRYRGDGHQFGLLDNDNTVFNVTANLRPVEKVLLGANYGRDSYDALMKARNASPLGTDYGSWIDPNRDWLLDQDEKVDNVSVYLDLLQAIARTDIRLSYDYSDSNNAYIHSGPRIQELMTSTAFRPGAPRPCTAPLTSCFEPLPTITNTWQRLKADVTYMFSRSAGLGFGYWFEKFDVSDYATVDLQPGTPRIDYLGVIGTGYGNRPYKANTGFFRILYLF from the coding sequence ATGCGTAACACACTGACGATGGCCATTGCCGGATCCCTGCTGGCGTCCGTGGCGTCGGCGCAGCAGCCGCCGCCGCCGCCGGCGTTCATCCCCACCGCAGGCTGGGCGGGCTCGATCGACTTCGGCGCGCGGCTGAACGCGGTGACGGGCGACCAGGCGCGCTTCGAACGGTTCGGCGACGTGCGCGACGGCGCGTCCACCCGGATCACCCTCGGCAAGGAGACCGCGCAGTATGCCTTCAGCGCGGAGATTTCCAACATCGGGTACAGAGACCAGCGATACGAGGCGAGCTACGATCGCCAGGGGCGGGTGAAATTCACGTTCCTGTGGGACTCCACCCCGTTCAACTACGCCTACAACTCCTCGACGCCGTGGGTCGAGCAGTCTCCCGGCGTGTTCACGCTCGATCGAACGGCGCGGCTGCTGGTGCAGAACCGGGCGCCGGGGGTGGTTGGCGTCGCGGCCAGTGCGGCGCAGCTCGCGACCCCGTCGATTTTCCGGGACCTCGCCTCGCCGCTCGACATCCAGTCGCGGCGCGACACGGCGAGCTTCGCCGGGACGTTGATGGCCACCCGCGAGCTGGCCATCAACTTCTCGTTCGCGTCGACCAACAGGACCGGGCACGAGCCGAAAGGGGCCTCGTTCGGGTTCAACGTGGCGAGCCAGGTGGCGGCCCCGATCGACACCCGCACCAACGACCTCTCGGCCGCCGCCGAGTGGCTTGGCCGGCAGGCGATGTTCCGCGTCGCGTGGGACGGCTCCTGGTTCAGGAACGGCATCCATGAACTGCTGGTCGACAACCCGGTGCGAGCCGATGACACCAGTCCTATCGACTACAGCGGGTATGCGAGCGGGCGAGGGGCGGCGCAGAGCCGCTTCGCGGCGGCTCCAGACAACAGCCTCAATACGATCAGCGCGACGGGACTCTACAAGCTGCCGGGACACAGCAACGTGAACGGCACGGTCTCGTTCGCGACCATGCGGCAGAACGACACGCTGATCCCGTGGACGAGCAGCAAGGTGATCGACAGCCCGGCGGTGTTCGCGCTGTTCCCGGGGCTCGCGAGCCTGCCGCGGAGCACGGCGGACGCCAAGGTGGAAGCGGTCAACGCCCTGCTCACCTACACCACGAGGCCGAACCGGTTCTTCGGCTTCACGACGCGCTACCGGTACAACGACCATCGGAACCTGACGCCCATGTTCGACGGCACCGACTACGTCCGCATGGACGCGGTCCCGGAGGAAACCGGCGGTCCGACCCGCCCGTTCAACGTCAGGCAGAGCACGTTCGACGTGAACGCCAGCTTCAACGTGGCGCCGCGCACGGACCTCCGGCTCGGCTACACGCTGGACGACGCCAAGCGGACGGGGCGGGAACTCAGCGACAGCACGGACTACACGTTCCGCGCCACGCTCGACACGGTGGGCGGGCCGTACGTCATGGTGCGCCTGATTTACGAGAACTCGCATCGGGTCGGCACCGGCCTCTCGCTGGAGACGCTCGAGGAGGCCGGTTTCCAGCCGGGCCTGCGGACCTACGACGTCGCCGATCGCGACCGGGACCGTGGCTGGCTGGTGGTCACGCTCACCCCGGCGTCCATCTTCGACGTCAGCTTCTCGCTCGCGGCCGCCCGGGATCGATACCGCGGCGACGGCCACCAGTTCGGGCTGCTGGACAACGACAACACCGTCTTCAACGTCACGGCCAACCTCCGGCCGGTCGAGAAGGTGCTGCTCGGCGCCAACTACGGCCGCGATTCGTACGACGCGCTGATGAAGGCGCGCAACGCGAGCCCGCTGGGCACCGACTACGGGAGCTGGATCGATCCGAACCGCGACTGGCTGCTGGACCAGGACGAGAAGGTCGACAACGTGAGCGTGTACCTCGACCTGCTCCAGGCGATCGCGCGCACCGACATCCGCCTGAGTTACGACTACAGCGACTCGAACAACGCGTACATCCACAGCGGCCCGCGCATCCAGGAGCTGATGACGTCCACGGCGTTCAGGCCGGGGGCGCCCAGGCCGTGCACGGCGCCGCTCACGTCCTGCTTCGAGCCGCTGCCGACCATTACCAACACGTGGCAGCGCCTGAAGGCGGACGTGACCTACATGTTCAGCCGCAGCGCGGGCCTCGGGTTCGGCTACTGGTTCGAGAAGTTCGACGTCAGCGATTACGCGACCGTCGATTTGCAACCCGGCACACCCCGGATCGACTACCTCGGCGTCATCGGCACCGGATACGGGAACCGGCCCTACAAGGCGAACACGGGATTCTTCCGGATCCTCTATCTGTTCTGA
- a CDS encoding glycerophosphodiester phosphodiesterase, with translation MHRALRGSRPLVFAHRGGAKAGPENTIAAFDGGLAAGADGLELDVRLSGDGEVVVIHDPTVDRTTNHRGAVSAYSAAELERFNVLGSGDGVPRLRTVLERYRDAALIIEMKDASADLALRVANLVREAGAIERVALGSFHATPLKAVRRYEPRIPTGSARDETRLALYASYAGIAPFWAGYRAFQVPELTSGQRVVSKRFVKMAHAAGLAVQVWTVDTPHDVARLLGWGVDAVISDCPEVAARAVRDWSAGVP, from the coding sequence ATGCACCGAGCGCTGCGGGGCTCACGCCCGCTGGTCTTCGCGCACCGGGGTGGCGCGAAGGCCGGACCCGAGAATACAATCGCCGCGTTCGACGGCGGCTTGGCGGCCGGCGCGGACGGGCTCGAGCTCGACGTGCGCCTGTCGGGCGACGGCGAGGTCGTCGTCATCCACGATCCCACCGTCGATCGCACGACAAACCACCGAGGGGCCGTCAGCGCGTATTCGGCCGCCGAGCTCGAGCGGTTCAACGTCCTCGGATCGGGAGACGGCGTCCCCCGGTTGCGCACGGTCCTGGAGCGATACCGCGACGCGGCCCTGATCATCGAGATGAAGGACGCCAGCGCCGATCTCGCTCTTCGGGTCGCGAATCTCGTCCGGGAGGCGGGCGCCATCGAGCGCGTCGCGCTGGGTTCGTTTCACGCGACGCCGCTCAAAGCCGTGCGGCGGTACGAGCCGCGGATTCCCACCGGATCGGCCCGCGACGAGACGCGCCTGGCGTTGTACGCGAGCTACGCGGGGATCGCCCCGTTCTGGGCGGGCTACAGGGCCTTCCAGGTTCCGGAGCTGACATCCGGCCAGCGGGTCGTGTCGAAACGGTTCGTCAAGATGGCGCATGCCGCCGGGCTTGCCGTCCAGGTGTGGACCGTGGACACGCCGCACGACGTCGCGCGCCTGCTCGGATGGGGCGTGGACGCCGTGATCTCCGACTGCCCGGAGGTGGCCGCGCGGGCCGTACGTGACTGGTCCGCCGGCGTGCCATGA
- a CDS encoding energy transducer TonB yields the protein MSRLGQARIFFGGALFVAVLLIGGPQPASPPRRSMVAPPPPSSAAPLPRPWREAVRAGIPSPRKTRHVDPLYPEAARQARIEGVVILEILIDEGGRVQDARVLRSVALLDEAALDAVKQWRFSPSILDDQPVKVVLTVEVNFALRG from the coding sequence ATGAGCCGGCTGGGGCAGGCGCGGATCTTCTTTGGCGGCGCGCTCTTTGTCGCCGTGCTGCTGATCGGCGGCCCGCAGCCGGCTTCTCCGCCGCGGCGGTCGATGGTCGCGCCGCCGCCCCCGTCCTCGGCCGCGCCGCTGCCGCGTCCGTGGCGCGAAGCCGTGCGTGCCGGTATCCCGTCACCGCGCAAGACGAGGCACGTCGATCCGCTCTATCCTGAAGCCGCCCGCCAGGCCCGGATCGAAGGGGTCGTGATTCTGGAAATCCTGATTGACGAAGGAGGGCGCGTGCAGGACGCCCGCGTGCTCCGCTCCGTGGCGCTCCTCGACGAAGCCGCGCTCGACGCCGTGAAGCAGTGGCGGTTCTCGCCGTCGATCCTCGACGACCAGCCCGTCAAAGTGGTTCTCACCGTCGAAGTGAACTTCGCGCTGCGCGGGTAG